Proteins co-encoded in one Klebsiella michiganensis genomic window:
- a CDS encoding oxidoreductase, producing the protein MSDTIRVGLIGYGYASKTFHAPLISGTPGMILAAVSSSDAEKVHADWPGMTVVSDPQHLFKDPAIDLIVIPTPNDTHFPLAKAALEAGKHVVVDKPFTVTLSQARELDALAKKLGLLLSVFHNRRWDSDFLTVKNLLAEGSLGEVAYFESHFDRYRPQVRNRWREQAGVGSGIWYDLGPHLLDQAINLFGLPVSLTVDLAQLRAGAQATDYFHAVLAYPQRRVVLHGTLLAAAETARYIVHGTRGSYIKYGLDPQEDRLKAGERLPQEDWGYDMRDGVLTQAQGELMAEQTLLTVPGNYPAYYAGIRDALAGKGENPVPAAQAIQVMELIELGIESAKKRATLNLA; encoded by the coding sequence ATGAGTGATACCATCCGCGTCGGGCTTATCGGTTACGGTTATGCCAGTAAGACTTTTCATGCGCCGCTGATTTCCGGTACGCCAGGAATGATCCTCGCCGCAGTTTCCAGTAGCGATGCTGAAAAAGTGCATGCTGACTGGCCGGGGATGACGGTTGTGTCCGATCCTCAGCACTTGTTTAAAGATCCTGCCATCGATCTTATTGTCATTCCTACCCCGAATGATACTCACTTCCCGCTGGCCAAAGCGGCGCTTGAAGCCGGAAAACATGTGGTCGTTGACAAGCCTTTCACCGTCACGCTGTCCCAGGCGCGGGAACTGGATGCGCTGGCTAAAAAGCTCGGCCTGCTGCTTTCTGTGTTCCACAACCGCCGCTGGGATAGCGATTTCCTGACGGTGAAAAATTTGCTGGCGGAAGGGTCGCTCGGCGAAGTGGCCTATTTTGAATCCCACTTTGACCGCTACCGCCCGCAGGTGCGCAATCGCTGGCGTGAACAGGCGGGCGTCGGCAGCGGTATTTGGTACGATCTTGGGCCACATCTGCTTGACCAGGCCATTAACCTGTTTGGGCTGCCGGTCAGCCTGACCGTCGACCTCGCGCAGCTTCGTGCTGGCGCACAGGCGACCGACTATTTCCATGCCGTACTGGCTTATCCGCAGCGTCGTGTCGTGCTGCACGGCACGCTGTTGGCGGCGGCGGAAACAGCGCGCTACATCGTGCACGGAACCCGCGGGAGCTACATTAAATACGGTCTTGATCCGCAGGAAGATCGCCTGAAAGCCGGCGAACGACTGCCGCAGGAAGACTGGGGTTACGATATGCGTGACGGCGTGTTGACCCAGGCACAGGGCGAGTTAATGGCAGAGCAAACGCTGCTGACCGTGCCGGGTAACTATCCGGCTTATTATGCGGGGATCCGTGATGCACTGGCCGGTAAAGGTGAGAATCCTGTCCCGGCAGCCCAGGCTATTCAGGTCATGGAACTGATTGAGTTGGGCATCGAGTCCGCTAAAAAACGCGCGACCCTGAATCTTGCCTGA
- a CDS encoding Heme/hemopexin utilization protein B precursor — MDTRLGIVLLYGATLSISHADMSPTLIDPNNPAKAARSLAIPAVPQKKPEVKTTLPVPQLTPQTPIAVKHLQFIGGTRYKLDSLAQPFMPLVGKTVPLAQLITLTNGITQRYQQDGLPLSYAYLPSDNFHDGTVRIVLVEGYIAHSNINSDNAKTGERLSRLSALMMNEKPLSQATFDRYSLLMQRTPATKVEANAALPNNIYGAADMKIDATQPHIWDISSTIDTRKGSNLALINGTLSNLTSHGDQLGLATLVPLDSNTKKTYFGANYQQYLTDNGLLMQLKGSFYRENPGDYTPLLYLPQNISIDAREKTTQYTGGIAFSYPLLLERKKQFSVSGGLDYVDKRDDYALRASGFGNTIDLPGVSQRARYPAAEFSAWGYREYDTANWSTRLTLRKGIDSFGASVTPGSNTNLNFTRWKANADAAWLVTPKWRLSTSLEGDWSNNNLPEAERVSFGAQRYGRGYPDGEASGDYGYGGQVEMRYLHSLDKGVWINTVQPYIVADTAQTWFNQQGFRHQRLASIATGVTLGDSRHYSVSVEAARPLADLPSDSSRRDVRFSLTFTYNFNDLH; from the coding sequence ATGGACACTCGTCTGGGTATCGTGTTGCTTTACGGCGCCACACTGAGTATCAGCCACGCCGATATGTCACCCACGCTTATCGACCCCAATAACCCCGCTAAAGCCGCTCGTTCTCTTGCTATACCGGCTGTCCCGCAAAAAAAGCCGGAGGTAAAAACCACGCTGCCGGTCCCGCAGCTAACCCCGCAAACGCCGATCGCGGTGAAACATCTGCAGTTTATTGGCGGAACGCGCTATAAACTTGACTCCCTGGCTCAGCCGTTTATGCCGCTGGTCGGCAAAACCGTACCGCTGGCCCAGTTGATAACGTTAACCAATGGCATTACCCAGCGCTACCAGCAGGATGGCCTGCCGCTGTCTTACGCTTACCTGCCGAGCGACAATTTCCACGACGGCACGGTGCGTATTGTGCTGGTTGAAGGGTATATCGCCCACAGCAATATCAATAGCGACAATGCAAAAACGGGGGAACGTCTAAGCCGTCTGTCGGCGTTGATGATGAATGAAAAACCCCTCAGTCAGGCTACGTTTGACCGCTATAGCCTGCTGATGCAGCGCACGCCAGCCACAAAAGTAGAAGCCAATGCCGCGTTACCCAATAATATTTACGGTGCGGCAGATATGAAAATTGACGCCACACAGCCCCATATCTGGGATATTTCCTCCACGATAGACACGCGCAAAGGTTCAAATCTGGCGCTGATTAACGGCACGCTCAGCAACCTCACCAGCCACGGCGATCAGTTGGGGCTTGCCACGCTGGTCCCTCTGGATAGTAATACGAAAAAGACCTATTTTGGCGCCAACTATCAGCAATACCTCACCGACAATGGCCTGCTGATGCAGCTGAAAGGCAGCTTCTATCGTGAAAATCCTGGCGACTACACGCCGCTGCTTTATCTGCCGCAAAACATTTCTATCGATGCAAGGGAGAAAACCACCCAATACACCGGGGGGATAGCCTTTAGCTATCCGCTGCTGCTTGAGCGCAAGAAGCAATTCTCGGTCAGCGGCGGGCTGGATTATGTCGATAAGCGCGACGATTATGCGCTACGTGCCAGTGGCTTCGGCAATACCATTGATTTGCCCGGCGTCAGCCAGCGCGCGCGCTATCCGGCGGCAGAGTTTTCGGCCTGGGGCTACCGCGAGTACGACACCGCCAACTGGAGCACCCGCCTGACGCTGCGCAAGGGCATTGATAGCTTTGGGGCCAGCGTCACGCCGGGCTCAAACACGAATCTCAATTTTACGCGCTGGAAGGCCAATGCCGATGCCGCCTGGCTGGTAACGCCAAAATGGCGGTTGAGTACTTCGCTGGAAGGAGACTGGTCGAATAATAACTTGCCTGAAGCTGAGCGTGTGAGTTTTGGCGCACAACGCTATGGCCGGGGATATCCTGACGGCGAAGCCAGCGGAGATTACGGCTACGGCGGGCAAGTTGAAATGCGTTATCTCCATAGCCTCGATAAAGGCGTCTGGATTAACACGGTGCAGCCCTATATCGTGGCCGACACCGCCCAGACCTGGTTCAATCAGCAGGGTTTCCGCCACCAGCGCCTGGCCTCTATTGCGACCGGGGTAACGCTGGGGGACAGCCGGCACTATTCCGTCTCCGTTGAGGCGGCCAGGCCGCTGGCGGATTTACCCAGCGACAGTAGCCGTCGGGACGTACGCTTCAGCCTGACCTTTACCTACAACTTTAACGACCTGCATTAA
- a CDS encoding adenosine deaminase, which produces MIDTTLPLTDLHRHLDGNIRAQTILDLGRQFNLSLPAHTLETLRPHVQVVETAPDLVSFLQKLDWGVKVLGDLEACRRVAWENIEDAARNGLHYVELRFSPGYMAMSHNLPVAGVVEAVIEGVRQGCRDFGVEARLIGIMSRTFGEAACEAELNALLAHRDSITALDLAGDELGFPGSLFLNHFNRARDAGWRITVHAGEAAGPESIWQAIRELGAERIGHGVKAVEDLALMDFLAEHKIGIESCLTSNIQTSTVAALDKHPLITFLDHGVLATINTDDPAVQGIDIIHEYKVAAPQAGLSAAHIRTAQENGLKIAFLSEAEKQALIAKVKAA; this is translated from the coding sequence ATGATTGATACCACCCTGCCGTTAACCGATTTGCACCGCCACCTTGATGGCAACATTCGTGCGCAAACCATCCTCGATCTCGGCCGCCAGTTTAATTTATCTCTACCTGCCCACACCCTCGAAACCCTGCGTCCTCACGTTCAGGTGGTTGAAACTGCACCGGACCTGGTCAGTTTCCTGCAGAAGCTGGACTGGGGCGTCAAAGTACTGGGCGATCTCGAGGCCTGCCGCCGCGTCGCCTGGGAAAACATTGAAGACGCCGCTCGTAACGGCCTGCACTATGTGGAGTTGCGCTTCTCCCCCGGCTATATGGCAATGAGCCATAACCTGCCGGTCGCGGGCGTGGTTGAAGCCGTGATTGAAGGCGTACGTCAGGGCTGCCGCGATTTTGGCGTTGAAGCCCGCTTGATAGGCATTATGAGCCGTACTTTCGGTGAAGCCGCTTGTGAAGCGGAGCTCAATGCCCTGCTCGCCCACCGCGACAGCATTACCGCGCTGGACTTAGCCGGAGACGAACTCGGCTTCCCGGGCAGCCTGTTCCTGAATCACTTCAATCGTGCGCGGGACGCTGGCTGGCGGATTACCGTTCATGCTGGTGAGGCCGCCGGGCCAGAAAGTATCTGGCAGGCGATCCGTGAGCTGGGTGCAGAGCGTATCGGCCACGGCGTAAAAGCGGTTGAAGACCTGGCGCTGATGGATTTCCTGGCCGAGCATAAAATCGGGATTGAGTCCTGCCTGACCTCAAATATTCAGACCAGCACCGTTGCGGCCCTGGACAAACACCCGCTGATTACCTTCCTCGATCACGGCGTACTGGCCACGATCAATACCGATGACCCGGCGGTCCAGGGCATCGATATTATTCACGAGTATAAAGTCGCGGCACCTCAGGCCGGCCTCAGCGCGGCGCATATTCGCACCGCGCAGGAGAATGGCCTGAAGATCGCGTTCCTGAGCGAAGCCGAAAAACAGGCGCTTATCGCTAAGGTTAAGGCGGCGTAA
- a CDS encoding GNAT family acetyltransferase, translated as MTEILFRKAQLADVPAIITLLADDVLGRLREDPRPPIDQRYVEAFHAIDADPNQLLAVAMCGDEVIGTLQLTFIQGLARKGAWRGQIEAVRIARSQRGTGFGKQMFAWAIERCKERGCHLVQLTTDKTRTDAHRFYDNLGFEASHLGYKLTLQ; from the coding sequence ATGACCGAAATACTGTTTCGTAAAGCACAGCTTGCCGATGTTCCCGCCATCATCACTTTGTTAGCCGACGACGTCCTAGGGCGTCTGAGAGAAGATCCCCGCCCGCCCATAGATCAGCGCTACGTTGAGGCTTTTCATGCCATCGATGCCGATCCGAATCAGCTACTTGCCGTGGCCATGTGCGGTGATGAGGTCATCGGGACATTACAGCTGACTTTTATCCAGGGTTTAGCGCGGAAAGGCGCGTGGCGCGGCCAGATTGAAGCGGTACGCATTGCGCGTTCGCAGAGAGGAACGGGATTTGGCAAACAGATGTTTGCCTGGGCTATCGAACGCTGTAAAGAACGAGGATGCCACCTCGTACAGCTCACGACCGATAAAACACGAACGGATGCGCACCGCTTTTATGACAACCTTGGCTTTGAAGCCAGCCATCTTGGCTACAAGCTAACGCTGCAGTAA
- a CDS encoding methyltransferase, with protein MPDIFIHSSDLLEHNRAAWDALARQQCAWSQPVDADIIAQARRGEWQIHLTPGTLPDGWLPDVQGKRILCLASAGGQQAPVLAAAGADVTVFDFSREQLNKDRFVAQRDNLTLTLHQGDMRDLSIFADESFDYIIHPISNQYVPDIRPVWGGCYRVLARGGKLLSSFFNPVVFIGDRASNYAEQGIIRPKFSLPYSDISDLTPEELAAKQARGEALVFGHSLAEQIGGQLEAGFMLAGFYEDRQPHPRFLIDQFMPTFIATRAIK; from the coding sequence ATGCCTGATATTTTTATCCATTCTTCCGACTTACTCGAGCACAACCGCGCCGCATGGGATGCCCTTGCCCGCCAGCAGTGCGCATGGTCGCAACCTGTCGACGCCGACATTATTGCGCAAGCTCGCCGCGGCGAGTGGCAGATTCATTTAACCCCGGGCACGCTGCCGGACGGATGGTTGCCGGACGTGCAGGGAAAACGCATTCTCTGCCTGGCGTCTGCCGGTGGTCAGCAGGCGCCGGTACTCGCCGCTGCCGGGGCGGACGTAACCGTTTTTGACTTCTCGCGGGAGCAGCTCAATAAAGACCGGTTTGTTGCGCAACGGGATAATCTGACCCTCACTCTTCATCAGGGAGATATGCGTGATTTATCCATTTTCGCTGACGAAAGTTTTGACTACATTATCCACCCAATATCCAACCAGTACGTGCCAGATATTCGTCCCGTCTGGGGCGGCTGTTATCGGGTTTTAGCGAGAGGCGGAAAGCTGTTATCCAGCTTTTTTAATCCGGTCGTTTTTATTGGCGATCGTGCGTCAAATTATGCCGAACAGGGCATTATTCGCCCAAAATTCAGCCTGCCCTATTCTGATATCAGTGATTTAACGCCCGAAGAGCTGGCCGCAAAACAGGCACGAGGGGAAGCCCTCGTTTTCGGCCACTCCCTGGCAGAGCAGATCGGTGGGCAACTGGAGGCGGGTTTTATGCTTGCAGGCTTTTATGAAGACAGGCAACCTCACCCACGTTTCTTGATTGACCAGTTTATGCCGACGTTTATCGCTACCCGCGCAATAAAATAA
- a CDS encoding MFS transporter codes for MSLSSGHASHQAIPSGSGALFFIQMFATLGFAVLYSTLVLYVTKRLGFSEGQADAMMGIFGAFNYGLHLFGGCLGGRYLSNRNLFVLGMLLQVAGCYMIAEAGLTGLWWGLAMFLSGSGLNVTCLNMMLTQRFAPDDDRREAAFLWNYAGMNLGFFIGFTVAGYYQLTESYRALFLFATLGNVAAVVITLLRWPVLADINTPLRDIKGKGFYLRMAFGLLILIILVPVLRLLLGHTEFSSTFVIVLGALVFLSLCVMTARHPRKHERRRMAAYLLLAAGSLVFWSLYQLAPMGLTLFAEHNVTLNAFGWKVSPQWLQNINTIVIVIGGPLMAWWFKRLRDRGVRIDIPAQFASSLFCMGVGMLVLPLGISMAGADGMVALKWIVLSYILQSIGELLISPVGYSMIGKLAPANLQGLMMGCWMMVTGVASVLAGYVSGRMPQNNGSTPVLTDPGYSKVFSQLGWGSVATGVILLLLIPLLRRLIEQKSTAQA; via the coding sequence ATGAGTTTATCTTCCGGCCATGCCTCCCATCAGGCCATTCCTTCGGGTTCGGGCGCGCTGTTCTTTATTCAGATGTTCGCCACGCTTGGTTTTGCGGTGCTGTACTCCACGCTGGTGCTTTACGTCACAAAGCGGCTGGGATTTAGCGAAGGCCAGGCCGATGCCATGATGGGGATCTTCGGCGCATTCAACTACGGGCTGCACCTGTTTGGCGGTTGCCTCGGTGGCCGCTATCTGAGCAACCGTAATCTGTTTGTGCTGGGGATGCTGCTGCAGGTCGCGGGCTGTTATATGATTGCCGAAGCAGGCCTGACGGGGCTATGGTGGGGGCTTGCCATGTTCCTGAGCGGCAGCGGGCTGAACGTCACCTGCCTGAATATGATGCTGACCCAGCGTTTTGCGCCGGATGACGATCGCCGCGAAGCCGCCTTCCTGTGGAACTACGCCGGGATGAACCTGGGGTTCTTTATCGGCTTTACCGTGGCCGGCTACTATCAACTGACCGAAAGCTACCGGGCGCTGTTCTTGTTTGCCACTCTCGGCAACGTGGCTGCAGTGGTGATTACCCTGCTTCGCTGGCCGGTGCTGGCGGACATCAACACGCCGCTGCGGGACATTAAGGGCAAAGGATTTTATCTGCGCATGGCTTTTGGCCTGCTGATCCTGATTATTCTGGTCCCTGTGCTGCGCCTTCTGCTCGGTCATACTGAATTTAGCAGCACGTTCGTCATCGTGCTGGGTGCGCTGGTCTTCCTGTCGCTGTGCGTAATGACCGCCCGCCACCCGCGCAAGCACGAACGTCGCCGCATGGCAGCCTACCTGCTGCTGGCCGCAGGTTCGCTGGTCTTCTGGTCGCTATATCAGCTGGCGCCTATGGGGCTGACGCTGTTCGCCGAGCATAACGTCACCCTGAACGCTTTCGGCTGGAAAGTCTCTCCGCAGTGGCTGCAAAACATCAACACTATCGTCATCGTGATTGGCGGCCCACTAATGGCCTGGTGGTTCAAACGCCTGCGCGATCGCGGCGTACGCATCGATATTCCCGCTCAGTTTGCCTCTTCATTGTTCTGCATGGGCGTTGGCATGCTGGTACTGCCGCTGGGTATCTCCATGGCCGGGGCAGACGGTATGGTGGCGCTGAAATGGATTGTGCTGAGCTACATTCTGCAGAGCATCGGCGAGCTGTTGATTTCCCCGGTAGGCTACTCGATGATCGGTAAACTGGCCCCGGCCAACCTGCAAGGGTTGATGATGGGCTGCTGGATGATGGTCACGGGCGTGGCTTCCGTGCTGGCAGGCTATGTTTCTGGCCGCATGCCGCAAAACAACGGCAGCACGCCGGTACTGACCGACCCGGGTTACAGTAAAGTCTTCAGCCAGCTAGGCTGGGGCTCCGTCGCCACCGGCGTTATTTTACTACTGCTGATCCCTCTGCTGCGCCGCCTGATCGAGCAAAAAAGCACGGCTCAGGCCTGA
- a CDS encoding attachment protein: protein MMKKVLALAILAGLSVASANVYADGESTISIGYAQSNVKVDGEKLDDNPKGFNVKYRYEIDSNWGVVGSFAYTHQGYDFYYGGEKIGDGDLDYYSVTAGPSYRFNEYVSAYALIGLGTGKVKVSAFGDSESESKTSAAYGLGLQVNPVSNIAIDASYEYSKLDEVKVGTWMLGVGYRF, encoded by the coding sequence ATAATGAAAAAGGTATTAGCTCTGGCTATTCTGGCCGGTTTATCTGTTGCGTCTGCAAACGTCTACGCTGACGGCGAAAGCACAATCTCTATCGGCTATGCGCAGAGCAATGTGAAAGTTGATGGTGAGAAACTCGACGACAATCCAAAAGGGTTCAACGTCAAGTACCGGTATGAAATCGATAGCAACTGGGGCGTGGTTGGCTCTTTCGCTTATACCCACCAGGGTTATGATTTCTACTACGGCGGCGAAAAAATTGGCGATGGCGACCTGGATTACTACTCAGTCACCGCGGGCCCTTCCTATCGCTTTAACGAATACGTCAGCGCCTACGCACTGATCGGTCTGGGGACCGGGAAAGTGAAAGTGTCTGCTTTCGGTGATTCTGAAAGCGAGAGCAAGACTTCTGCGGCTTACGGCCTGGGCCTGCAGGTTAACCCGGTCTCCAACATTGCTATCGACGCATCGTATGAATATTCGAAGCTCGACGAAGTGAAAGTGGGCACCTGGATGCTGGGCGTGGGCTACCGTTTCTAA
- a CDS encoding bifunctional PTS system maltose and glucose-specific transporter subunits IICB (phosphoenolpyruvate-dependent sugar phosphotransferase system (PTS); catalyzes the phosphorylation of maltose and glucose concomitant with their translocation across the cell membrane; component IIB catalyzes the phosphorylation of the sugar molecule; IIC forms the translocation channel and contains the substrate specific binding site) — MAANTPQKKSLWEFFQNLGKTFMLPVALLSFCGIMLGIGSSLSSHDVITEIPWLGNPVLQLIFTWMSKMGSFAFSFLPVMFCIAIPLGLARENKGVAAFAGFVGYMVMNLAVNFWLTAKGILPTTDAAILKANNIQSVLGVQSIDTGILGAVIAGIIVYLLHERFHNIRLPDALAFFGGTRFVPIVTTLVMGLVGLVIPLIWPIFAAGINALGYMIHSAGIFGPMIFGTGERLLLPFGLQHILVALIRFTEAGGTMDVCGHTVSGALTIFQAQLSCPTTHGFSESATQFLSQGKMPAFLGGLPGAALAMYHCARPENRHKIKGLLISGVIACVVGGTTEPIEFLFLFVAPVLYLIHAVLTGIGFTMMSVLGVTIGNTDGNIIDFFVFGVLHGLSTKWYMVPVVAAVWFAGYYAIFRFAITRFNIKTPGRDIESTTAEKPVGGHTGKSGYNVPAILAALGGSDNISTLDNCITRLRLSVKDMSLVDTAALKANRAIGVVKLNEHNLQVVIGPQVQSVKDEMVGLMRTVEA, encoded by the coding sequence ATGGCGGCTAATACACCACAAAAAAAATCGCTTTGGGAATTTTTCCAGAACCTCGGCAAAACCTTTATGTTGCCGGTAGCGCTGTTGTCATTCTGCGGCATCATGCTGGGGATCGGTAGCTCGCTGAGCAGCCATGACGTCATTACTGAGATCCCCTGGCTGGGTAACCCGGTCTTACAGCTGATCTTTACCTGGATGAGCAAAATGGGCTCATTCGCCTTCAGCTTCCTGCCGGTAATGTTCTGTATCGCCATCCCGCTGGGCCTGGCGCGTGAGAACAAAGGCGTTGCCGCTTTCGCCGGTTTTGTCGGCTATATGGTGATGAACCTGGCGGTTAACTTCTGGCTGACCGCCAAAGGCATTCTGCCGACTACCGATGCGGCCATTCTGAAAGCCAACAACATTCAAAGCGTGCTCGGCGTTCAGTCGATTGATACCGGCATTCTCGGCGCAGTTATTGCCGGGATCATCGTTTATCTGCTGCACGAGCGTTTCCACAACATCCGCCTGCCGGATGCGCTGGCGTTTTTCGGCGGCACCCGTTTTGTGCCGATCGTTACGACCCTGGTGATGGGGCTGGTTGGCCTGGTTATCCCGCTGATCTGGCCAATTTTTGCCGCCGGCATCAACGCCCTGGGCTACATGATCCACAGCGCGGGCATTTTTGGCCCGATGATCTTCGGGACCGGTGAACGTCTGCTGCTGCCGTTCGGCCTGCAGCACATTCTGGTGGCTCTGATTCGCTTCACCGAAGCGGGCGGCACCATGGACGTTTGCGGTCATACCGTGAGCGGCGCGCTGACTATCTTCCAGGCGCAGCTGAGCTGCCCGACCACTCACGGCTTCTCTGAGAGCGCAACACAGTTCCTGTCTCAGGGTAAAATGCCGGCGTTCCTCGGCGGTCTGCCAGGTGCTGCGCTGGCGATGTACCACTGCGCCCGCCCTGAAAACCGCCATAAAATTAAAGGGCTGTTGATCTCCGGCGTGATTGCCTGCGTCGTGGGCGGCACCACAGAACCTATCGAGTTCCTGTTCCTGTTTGTCGCGCCGGTGCTGTATCTCATTCACGCGGTGCTGACCGGGATTGGTTTCACCATGATGTCCGTGCTGGGCGTGACTATCGGCAACACCGACGGCAACATTATCGACTTCTTCGTCTTCGGCGTGCTGCACGGTCTGTCCACCAAATGGTATATGGTGCCTGTCGTGGCCGCGGTGTGGTTTGCGGGCTACTATGCTATCTTCCGCTTCGCCATCACCCGCTTCAATATCAAAACCCCGGGTCGCGATATTGAAAGCACCACCGCAGAAAAACCAGTCGGTGGCCACACGGGAAAATCGGGCTATAACGTGCCGGCTATTCTGGCGGCGCTGGGCGGCAGCGACAACATTTCGACGCTGGATAACTGCATCACCCGCCTGCGTCTGTCGGTTAAAGACATGTCGCTGGTAGATACCGCAGCCCTGAAGGCCAACCGCGCCATCGGCGTCGTCAAGCTCAACGAGCACAACCTGCAGGTGGTTATCGGCCCTCAGGTTCAGTCGGTCAAAGATGAGATGGTCGGCCTGATGCGAACCGTCGAGGCTTAA
- a CDS encoding transcriptional regulator (regulates malXY which are involved in maltose-glucose transport) encodes MSTLTKRITINEVAEAAGVSVTTVSLVLSGKGRISTATGQRVNEAIEKLGFVRNRQAASLRGGQSGVIGLIVRDLCNPFYAELTAGLTEALEQQGQLLFLTQSGSQGQHMQRCFDTLVAQGVDGIIIAGAAGQGADLRDMAVQNKVPLVFASRASYLDEVDIIRPDNMQAAQMVTEHLIKRGHQRIAWLGGRSSSLTRAERLGGFCATLMQHGLPFHSDWILECEPSQKQAADAITELLHNFPTISAVVCHNSTVAMGAWFGLTRAGWQMGGGSVDSYYDRHIALAGFAEVTEDELDDVPMTWVTTPAREIGRSAAQRILQRAQESDVVFSNQIMPARLVTIKN; translated from the coding sequence ATGTCGACGCTGACCAAAAGAATCACTATCAACGAGGTTGCCGAGGCCGCAGGTGTCTCGGTGACCACGGTATCGCTGGTGCTTAGCGGCAAGGGCAGGATCTCGACCGCCACCGGTCAGCGGGTGAATGAGGCTATCGAAAAGTTAGGCTTCGTGCGTAATCGCCAGGCGGCATCGCTGCGCGGTGGGCAGAGCGGGGTGATTGGCCTGATTGTCCGCGACCTCTGCAATCCTTTTTACGCGGAGTTAACTGCCGGGCTGACGGAAGCGCTGGAGCAGCAGGGGCAGCTTCTGTTTCTCACCCAGAGCGGAAGCCAGGGCCAGCATATGCAGCGCTGTTTCGACACGCTGGTGGCCCAGGGGGTGGATGGCATTATTATTGCCGGCGCGGCAGGTCAGGGCGCCGACCTGCGGGATATGGCGGTACAGAACAAGGTGCCGCTGGTGTTTGCCTCTCGAGCAAGCTATCTGGATGAGGTGGATATCATTCGCCCGGATAATATGCAGGCGGCGCAAATGGTGACCGAGCATCTGATTAAACGTGGCCATCAGCGTATTGCGTGGCTGGGCGGAAGAAGCTCCTCTCTGACTCGTGCTGAACGTCTGGGCGGCTTTTGCGCCACCCTGATGCAGCATGGGCTGCCTTTCCATAGCGACTGGATCCTCGAGTGCGAGCCAAGCCAGAAGCAGGCGGCGGATGCCATCACGGAGCTATTGCATAATTTCCCGACCATCAGCGCCGTGGTTTGCCACAACAGTACCGTGGCGATGGGGGCCTGGTTCGGCCTGACTCGGGCGGGCTGGCAGATGGGCGGTGGCAGCGTAGACAGCTATTATGATCGACATATTGCGCTGGCAGGATTTGCCGAAGTCACAGAAGATGAGCTGGACGACGTGCCGATGACGTGGGTTACCACGCCGGCCCGTGAAATAGGCCGCAGCGCGGCGCAGCGTATTCTTCAGCGAGCCCAGGAAAGCGATGTAGTGTTCAGCAACCAGATTATGCCGGCGCGGTTGGTAACCATTAAAAACTAA
- a CDS encoding GCN5 family acetyltransferase — MSEFPTLIGQRIKLRPLALSDAPRLVEAASDGELWNLPFTVVPSAQTVNDYIQHALNGRQAGTILPFVTVDIESGDVIGCTRFWKIDTKNRKLEIGSTWLAARWQRTWANTEAKYLMLQYAFETLACVRVQFTTDVINEKSRRAILRLGAKQEGIVRHERIMPDGRKRDSVRFSIIDDEWPEIRETLAALLADRN; from the coding sequence ATGAGCGAATTTCCTACGCTTATCGGCCAGCGTATCAAACTTAGGCCGTTAGCACTGAGCGATGCCCCTCGGCTGGTTGAGGCCGCCTCGGACGGTGAACTGTGGAATTTGCCGTTTACCGTAGTGCCCTCTGCGCAGACGGTAAACGACTACATTCAGCATGCGCTGAACGGGCGGCAGGCAGGCACGATTCTGCCGTTCGTAACGGTGGATATTGAGTCTGGAGACGTCATTGGCTGCACGCGGTTTTGGAAAATAGATACCAAAAACCGCAAGCTTGAAATTGGCAGTACGTGGCTTGCCGCCCGCTGGCAGCGAACCTGGGCCAATACCGAGGCCAAATACCTGATGCTGCAATACGCTTTCGAAACGCTGGCCTGCGTGCGGGTGCAGTTCACCACGGATGTGATCAACGAAAAGTCCCGCCGCGCGATCCTGAGATTGGGCGCGAAACAGGAAGGGATTGTCAGACACGAGCGGATTATGCCGGATGGCCGCAAGCGTGACTCGGTGAGATTTAGCATTATTGATGATGAATGGCCCGAGATTCGGGAAACGCTTGCGGCGCTGCTGGCCGATAGAAATTAA